The following are encoded together in the Methylorubrum sp. B1-46 genome:
- a CDS encoding N-acetylmuramoyl-L-alanine amidase, with the protein MPHSTRLPGLLRPVAALSLLGGALLAFGPATAQDGPQSSGPQGNGAAVAIAAETASRDGTTRLTLTLSKAIEARAFVMERPDRAVIDLPEVNFQLDGETGKLSGRKRDGAIASFRYGLFAPGRSRIVVDLTGPAVVEAVETVKTREGAVLVSIPFRKVDRDTFRKAAVAGDPSPAAAAKAAPKAASTSEAADTRPLIVIDAGHGGTDPGAIAATGVFEKDIVFGFAQSFAERLEQSGRYRLVMTRDRDVFVPLAERVRIAREAKADLFISIHADSISAAPQVKGATIYTGSEKATDSESARLAERENRADAAAGTESGEGPADVADILQELTLRETRGFSAGFAGRLMGQLSPVMEMSTKPHREAGFKVLRSPDVPSVLIELGYLSSKSDLEKLQSEEWRARVTGSMAKAVDLFFSGRATLSRPAPTGARSAENGKSAIALRP; encoded by the coding sequence ATGCCGCACAGCACCCGCCTGCCCGGACTTCTCCGCCCCGTCGCCGCCCTCTCACTCCTGGGGGGCGCGCTCTTGGCGTTCGGCCCTGCGACGGCCCAGGACGGCCCACAAAGCAGCGGCCCGCAAGGCAACGGCGCGGCGGTGGCGATCGCCGCCGAGACCGCGAGCCGGGACGGTACCACGCGGCTCACCCTCACCCTGTCGAAGGCGATCGAGGCGCGCGCCTTCGTGATGGAGCGGCCGGACCGGGCGGTGATCGATCTGCCCGAGGTCAATTTCCAGCTCGATGGGGAGACGGGCAAGCTGAGCGGGCGCAAGCGGGACGGCGCCATCGCCTCGTTCCGCTACGGCCTGTTCGCGCCGGGCCGCTCGCGCATCGTGGTCGATCTCACCGGCCCCGCCGTGGTCGAGGCCGTGGAGACGGTCAAGACCCGCGAGGGCGCGGTGCTCGTCTCGATTCCCTTCCGCAAGGTCGATCGCGACACCTTCCGCAAGGCGGCGGTGGCGGGCGATCCGAGCCCAGCGGCCGCCGCCAAGGCGGCACCCAAGGCCGCGTCGACGAGCGAGGCCGCCGACACCCGCCCGCTCATCGTCATCGATGCGGGCCATGGCGGCACCGATCCCGGCGCCATCGCCGCCACGGGGGTGTTCGAGAAGGACATCGTGTTCGGCTTCGCCCAATCCTTCGCCGAGCGGCTGGAACAGTCGGGCCGCTACCGCCTGGTGATGACCCGCGACCGCGACGTGTTCGTGCCGCTGGCCGAGCGGGTGCGCATCGCCCGCGAGGCCAAGGCCGACCTGTTCATCTCGATCCATGCCGACTCGATCTCGGCCGCGCCGCAGGTGAAGGGTGCCACGATCTACACGGGCTCGGAGAAGGCGACCGACAGCGAGTCCGCCCGGCTCGCCGAGCGCGAGAACCGAGCGGATGCCGCCGCCGGCACCGAATCCGGCGAGGGGCCGGCCGATGTCGCCGACATCCTCCAGGAACTGACGCTCCGCGAGACCCGCGGCTTCTCGGCGGGCTTTGCCGGCCGGCTGATGGGCCAGCTCTCGCCGGTGATGGAGATGAGCACGAAGCCGCACCGCGAGGCCGGCTTCAAGGTGCTGCGCTCCCCCGACGTGCCCTCGGTGCTGATCGAACTCGGCTACCTGTCGAGCAAGAGCGATCTCGAGAAGCTGCAATCGGAGGAGTGGCGCGCCCGGGTGACGGGATCGATGGCCAAGGCCGTGGACCTGTTCTTCTCCGGTCGGGCCACCCTCTCGCGGCCAGCGCCGACCGGAGCGCGCTCCGCCGAGAACGGAAAAAGCGCGATCGCGCTCCGGCCCTGA
- a CDS encoding ribonuclease E/G, producing MANNKMLIDAMHPEETRVVTVQGSRVEEFDFEAANRRPLRGNIYLAKVTRVEPSLQAAFVEYGGNRHGFLAFNEIHPDYYQIPMADRLALIEAEAREEEEHREREERRPPRGRRSRGRRAEARGARSGDTVKSQEAVSETVSEEDAIPGEGQAADAPTPEAIEAVRAALVEERPEGDEAPAAVEPGGDASASLPEAALEPGAPAGDAPADTSAEGAVEGSAEAESPTAVEPSDIAAISEAPNPPVEAEASDAASAEAETVEPQPVGATAPVSEAEQAEAESDDDTQDSDAEDSDDEDSDDEDSEDDESDDDEDEDDDESDDEDSDDEEEDEESEDGERRVAQVGGSGDALAEIPERPRAYRRHYKIQEVIKRRQIILVQVVKEERGTKGAALTTYLSLAGRYSVLMPNTGRGGGISRKITSAADRKRLKEVVADLDVPEGMGIILRTAGASRTKPEIKRDFEYLMRLWESVRELTLSSTAPALVYEEGSLIKRAIRDLYNKDLDEVLVSGEDAYREAKDFMRMLMPGQSKVVKPYRDPTPIFARYGVEQQLDAMFSTHVALRSGGYLVINPTEALVSIDVNSGRATREHDIEDTALKTNLEAAEEVARQVRLRDLAGLVVIDFIDMEEKRNNRAVEKRLNEALKNDRARIQVGRISPFGLLEMSRQRIRTGVLESSSIPCAHCGGSGFVRATSSVALHILRSIEEGLLKSASHNVVLRTRTETALYILNQKRAHLYDLEQRFQVAITISADDRLVATSAFQLERGEPAVKHEGPVTGVRAVAISPVYEAEEFEDDVVETEEGEEAEIAAEAETETEGTAEERSAADASEDGGGRRRRRRRRRGGRSSGEGEARARQDNGDDNEDEAGDDNGAESEDGDEAPESEAHVDEAAVGTAAERDEAASEAAEAGDDDGNGRRRRRGRRGGRGRGRTERNGSSDTDQDSEADEARSADASETVSEAHPEETASDALPVGPEEPVSDADVTTVSLAAENGSAAERPPVAPAPEVEPIRADAVAEAATEAAAPVPAAPEPAPEPVAVVLTPPDPNRPKRAGWWSRTKAALGGE from the coding sequence ATGGCCAACAACAAGATGCTCATCGATGCGATGCATCCGGAGGAGACCCGGGTCGTCACGGTCCAAGGCTCGCGGGTCGAGGAATTTGATTTCGAGGCGGCTAACCGCCGGCCTCTGAGGGGCAACATCTATCTCGCCAAGGTCACCCGCGTGGAGCCCTCGCTCCAGGCGGCCTTCGTCGAGTACGGCGGCAACCGCCACGGCTTCCTCGCCTTCAACGAGATCCACCCCGACTACTACCAGATCCCGATGGCCGACCGCCTCGCGCTGATCGAGGCCGAGGCGCGCGAGGAGGAGGAGCACCGCGAGCGCGAGGAGCGCCGTCCCCCGCGCGGCCGCCGTTCGCGCGGGCGCCGGGCCGAGGCCCGCGGCGCCCGCAGCGGCGACACGGTGAAGTCGCAGGAGGCGGTCTCGGAGACCGTGTCCGAGGAAGATGCCATTCCCGGCGAGGGCCAGGCCGCCGACGCGCCGACGCCGGAGGCGATCGAGGCGGTGCGCGCCGCCCTCGTCGAGGAGCGGCCCGAGGGCGACGAGGCCCCTGCGGCGGTCGAGCCCGGTGGCGACGCCTCGGCGAGCCTGCCCGAGGCCGCGCTGGAGCCCGGCGCGCCCGCCGGCGACGCGCCGGCCGACACGTCTGCCGAAGGGGCGGTCGAAGGATCGGCCGAGGCCGAGTCGCCGACCGCGGTCGAGCCCTCCGACATCGCCGCGATCTCCGAGGCGCCGAACCCGCCCGTCGAGGCGGAAGCCTCCGACGCCGCGTCCGCCGAGGCGGAGACGGTCGAGCCGCAGCCCGTCGGCGCCACGGCACCGGTCTCCGAGGCCGAGCAGGCCGAAGCGGAGTCCGACGATGATACCCAGGACTCGGACGCCGAGGATTCGGACGACGAGGACTCGGACGATGAGGATTCCGAGGACGACGAGTCCGACGATGACGAGGATGAGGACGACGACGAGTCCGATGACGAGGATTCGGACGACGAGGAAGAGGACGAGGAGTCCGAGGACGGCGAGCGCCGGGTCGCGCAGGTCGGCGGTTCGGGCGACGCGCTCGCCGAGATCCCCGAGCGCCCGCGTGCCTATCGCCGTCACTACAAGATCCAGGAGGTGATCAAGCGCCGCCAGATCATCCTCGTTCAGGTCGTCAAGGAGGAGCGCGGCACCAAGGGCGCGGCGCTCACCACCTACCTGTCGCTCGCCGGCCGCTACTCGGTGCTGATGCCCAATACCGGTCGCGGCGGCGGCATCTCCCGCAAGATCACCTCGGCCGCCGACCGCAAGCGCCTGAAGGAGGTCGTGGCCGATCTCGACGTGCCGGAGGGGATGGGGATCATCCTGCGCACGGCCGGCGCCTCGCGCACCAAGCCCGAGATCAAGCGCGACTTCGAGTACCTGATGCGCCTGTGGGAGAGCGTGCGCGAGCTGACGCTGTCCTCCACCGCCCCGGCGCTGGTCTACGAGGAGGGCTCGCTGATCAAGCGGGCGATCCGCGACCTCTACAACAAGGATCTCGACGAGGTTCTGGTCTCCGGCGAGGACGCCTACCGCGAGGCCAAGGACTTCATGCGGATGCTGATGCCCGGCCAGTCGAAGGTGGTGAAACCCTACCGTGACCCGACGCCGATCTTCGCCCGCTACGGCGTTGAGCAGCAGCTCGACGCGATGTTCTCGACCCATGTGGCGCTTCGCTCGGGCGGCTACCTCGTCATCAACCCGACCGAGGCGCTGGTCTCGATCGACGTGAACTCGGGCCGCGCGACGCGTGAGCACGACATCGAGGACACCGCGCTCAAGACGAACCTCGAGGCGGCGGAGGAAGTCGCCCGCCAAGTGCGCCTGCGCGACCTCGCCGGCCTAGTCGTGATCGACTTCATCGACATGGAGGAGAAGCGCAACAATCGGGCGGTGGAGAAGCGCCTGAACGAGGCGCTCAAGAACGACCGGGCGCGCATCCAGGTCGGGCGGATCTCGCCCTTCGGCTTGCTTGAGATGAGCCGCCAGCGCATCCGCACCGGCGTGCTCGAATCGTCGTCCATCCCCTGCGCCCATTGCGGCGGCTCGGGCTTCGTGCGGGCGACCTCCTCGGTGGCGCTGCATATCCTGCGCTCGATCGAGGAGGGGCTGCTCAAGTCGGCGAGCCACAACGTCGTGCTGCGCACCCGCACCGAGACGGCGCTCTACATTCTCAACCAGAAGCGGGCGCATCTCTACGATCTGGAGCAGCGCTTCCAGGTGGCGATCACCATCTCCGCCGACGACCGGCTCGTGGCGACTTCGGCCTTCCAGCTCGAACGCGGTGAGCCGGCGGTGAAGCACGAGGGCCCGGTGACGGGCGTGCGCGCCGTGGCGATCTCGCCGGTCTACGAGGCCGAGGAATTCGAGGACGACGTCGTCGAGACCGAGGAGGGCGAGGAGGCCGAGATCGCGGCCGAAGCCGAGACCGAGACGGAGGGCACCGCCGAGGAGCGCTCGGCCGCCGACGCCTCCGAGGACGGCGGCGGACGCCGCCGCCGCCGTCGCCGCCGTCGTGGCGGGCGCTCCTCCGGCGAGGGCGAGGCCCGCGCGCGGCAGGACAACGGCGACGACAACGAGGACGAGGCCGGCGACGACAACGGAGCCGAGAGCGAGGACGGCGACGAGGCCCCCGAATCCGAGGCGCATGTTGACGAAGCGGCCGTCGGCACCGCCGCCGAGCGGGACGAGGCCGCCTCGGAGGCTGCCGAGGCTGGCGACGATGACGGCAACGGACGCCGCCGCCGCCGCGGGCGCCGGGGCGGCCGCGGCCGTGGCCGGACCGAGCGCAACGGTTCCTCGGACACGGATCAGGATTCCGAGGCCGACGAGGCCCGGTCGGCGGACGCCTCCGAGACCGTCTCCGAGGCGCATCCTGAGGAGACCGCCTCCGACGCCCTTCCGGTCGGCCCCGAGGAGCCGGTCAGCGACGCCGACGTGACCACGGTCTCGCTCGCCGCCGAGAACGGCAGCGCCGCCGAGCGGCCTCCGGTCGCTCCCGCGCCGGAAGTCGAGCCGATCCGGGCGGATGCCGTCGCGGAGGCCGCGACCGAGGCGGCGGCCCCCGTCCCGGCGGCGCCGGAGCCGGCGCCCGAGCCCGTCGCGGTGGTGCTGACCCCGCCCGATCCGAACCGCCCGAAGCGGGCCGGCTGGTGGTCGCGCACCAAGGCGGCGCTCGGCGGGGAGTAA